The following proteins are encoded in a genomic region of Mycolicibacterium confluentis:
- the mycP gene encoding type VII secretion-associated serine protease mycosin has protein sequence MGADEMTATRRGRRWGSAVGALMLVALSANVPAAQAITPPTVDPAMVPADGKPGPDQPMRQSNMCAQAITIEDPNVAVTAPGFTMLNISRAWEFSTGNGVPVAVIDTGVNPNPRLPVVAGGDYIMGGDGLMDCDAHGTIVASLIGAAPQGTPMPPRMPARPAFPPPAGPAPVTQGPPPPAGQPAPPAPPPPPAPVTVTEVRPAPPPEPPPPDAPPPAQPANAPGDPVPGAPEIPAVPGPPPGEPDGVAGVAPHAVIIAIRQSSRAYEFVDPQPGDHEARRKAGTISSLAEAIVHAANMGAKVINISVTSCVSAADPLDQRALGAAVWYAATVKDAVIVAAAGNEGEDNCAQNPLFDPLNADDPRDWRQVKTVSSPSWFSDYVLSVGAVDNTGAPLAKSLAGPWVAAAAPGVGIMGLSPQNGTAVNAYPPTKPGEPNTPFWGSSFSAAYVSGVAALVRAKYPDLTAHQVVNRILQTAHNPPRGVDNQVGYGVVDPVAALTFNVPPGAPRAPGSEFRVVVPPPPPPAPDHRARNAALGFAGAVAGIVLIAALVGRARRAR, from the coding sequence GTGGGCGCTCTGATGCTGGTCGCCCTGAGTGCCAATGTCCCTGCTGCGCAGGCAATCACGCCGCCCACGGTGGACCCTGCGATGGTGCCCGCCGACGGCAAGCCCGGACCGGACCAGCCGATGCGGCAGAGCAACATGTGCGCCCAGGCGATCACGATCGAGGACCCGAATGTCGCGGTCACTGCGCCCGGCTTCACGATGCTCAACATCAGCAGGGCATGGGAGTTCTCGACCGGCAACGGCGTGCCCGTGGCCGTCATCGACACCGGGGTGAACCCGAACCCGCGGCTTCCGGTGGTCGCCGGCGGGGACTACATCATGGGTGGCGACGGCCTGATGGACTGCGACGCCCACGGCACGATCGTCGCGTCGCTGATCGGCGCCGCACCCCAGGGCACACCGATGCCGCCGCGGATGCCGGCGCGTCCCGCATTCCCGCCGCCCGCCGGCCCCGCGCCCGTGACCCAGGGCCCGCCGCCACCGGCAGGCCAACCGGCACCGCCCGCCCCACCACCGCCGCCGGCACCCGTGACGGTCACCGAGGTCAGGCCCGCCCCACCCCCGGAACCGCCGCCACCCGACGCGCCACCGCCGGCCCAACCGGCCAACGCCCCAGGCGATCCCGTGCCGGGTGCACCGGAGATTCCGGCCGTCCCCGGGCCTCCGCCGGGTGAGCCCGACGGCGTCGCGGGTGTGGCGCCGCACGCGGTGATCATCGCGATCCGGCAGTCCTCCCGGGCCTACGAGTTCGTCGACCCGCAGCCCGGGGACCACGAGGCCCGCCGCAAGGCCGGCACCATCTCCTCGCTCGCCGAGGCGATCGTGCACGCGGCGAACATGGGCGCCAAGGTCATCAACATCAGCGTGACCTCGTGCGTGTCGGCGGCGGACCCACTGGACCAGCGGGCCCTCGGGGCCGCAGTCTGGTACGCCGCGACGGTCAAGGACGCCGTGATCGTCGCCGCCGCAGGCAACGAGGGTGAGGACAACTGCGCACAAAACCCGCTGTTCGACCCCCTCAACGCCGACGACCCGCGGGACTGGCGACAGGTGAAGACTGTGTCGTCGCCGTCGTGGTTCTCCGACTACGTCCTGTCGGTGGGCGCCGTCGACAACACCGGGGCGCCGCTGGCCAAGAGTCTGGCCGGACCCTGGGTCGCCGCGGCGGCACCCGGCGTCGGCATCATGGGCCTGTCGCCGCAGAACGGGACCGCGGTCAACGCCTATCCACCCACCAAGCCCGGTGAACCCAACACCCCGTTCTGGGGATCGAGTTTCTCGGCCGCCTACGTCAGCGGCGTTGCGGCCCTGGTCCGGGCCAAGTATCCGGACCTGACGGCGCATCAGGTGGTCAACCGCATCCTGCAGACGGCGCACAATCCGCCCCGAGGGGTGGACAACCAGGTCGGCTACGGCGTGGTGGATCCCGTTGCGGCGCTGACGTTCAACGTGCCACCCGGTGCGCCCCGGGCACCCGGATCGGAGTTCCGCGTCGTGGTGCCGCCACCCCCGCCGCCTGCACCCGACCATCGCGCGCGCAACGCCGCGTTGGGCTTCGCGGGCGCGGTCGCCGGAATCGTGTTGATCGCCGCGTTGGTCGGCCGGGCACGGCGGGCGCGATGA
- the eccE gene encoding type VII secretion protein EccE, which translates to MTAGTRLAVIFGVLFAGLVGWIVAGYPGAAGGLALGVVFGVVRWWRLPLWSWLGLVRRRNHPIELPEPVTVANDRSGGGVRYLGDVAVVAVQVLGRAHTPTLFMGSTATSTDNVLDLDDLHGLLRQSLGLTVESMSVVSFGARRRATGDYPRVYDTLIGTPPYAGQRETWVIARVPSYPNADALQWRLSAGTAALAVAQRISAHLRCRGVRARVATATDMVEMERRVGRAALQPGRQAWRSVRGDNGWLSTYWYRPRDINSETLGQAWSLRADGVIQNLTLFADGTATATVTVRTTQPLATPPSVIMRTLPGQQAAALAASMCGLTPTLRGVRRAPAPAGLIMPVGASGVLIGKVGAGDRMMLPFSDPGEFSRVHIAADDVVAKRLVVRTAGAGDRITVHTRDPQRWATVRMPDIAVTDGARPAGGTTVCVTDGPLAPVPRPNTVITVGEPGGQVRGSVDVLITQIGPALVEVRAAGQVNTVEVELFRAENRYVSAEPLHLSSDRELVEERR; encoded by the coding sequence ATGACCGCGGGAACGCGGCTGGCGGTGATCTTCGGCGTGCTGTTTGCCGGATTGGTCGGTTGGATAGTCGCGGGATACCCGGGCGCCGCCGGGGGACTGGCGCTCGGCGTGGTGTTCGGCGTGGTCCGATGGTGGCGCCTGCCCCTGTGGTCGTGGCTGGGACTGGTGCGCCGGCGCAACCACCCGATCGAGTTGCCCGAACCCGTCACGGTGGCCAACGACCGGTCCGGTGGCGGCGTGCGCTACCTCGGCGATGTCGCCGTCGTCGCCGTGCAGGTGCTCGGAAGGGCCCACACGCCAACGCTTTTCATGGGATCGACCGCCACCTCGACGGACAACGTGCTGGACCTCGACGATCTGCACGGCCTGCTGCGCCAGAGTCTGGGGCTGACCGTGGAGTCGATGAGCGTCGTGAGCTTCGGCGCGCGACGGCGCGCGACGGGGGACTATCCGCGGGTGTACGACACCCTGATCGGAACGCCGCCGTACGCCGGGCAACGCGAAACGTGGGTGATCGCACGGGTGCCGAGCTACCCGAATGCCGATGCGCTGCAGTGGAGGCTGTCCGCGGGCACGGCCGCATTGGCCGTCGCACAACGCATCAGCGCGCACCTGCGCTGCCGCGGGGTGCGCGCCAGGGTCGCGACCGCCACCGACATGGTCGAGATGGAACGGCGCGTGGGCCGAGCGGCTCTGCAACCCGGCAGGCAGGCCTGGAGGTCGGTGCGTGGTGACAACGGTTGGCTGAGCACGTACTGGTACCGGCCGCGGGACATCAATTCCGAGACCCTGGGCCAGGCCTGGTCACTGCGTGCGGATGGGGTGATTCAGAACCTGACCCTGTTCGCCGACGGCACCGCGACCGCCACGGTCACGGTCCGCACAACACAACCGCTTGCCACCCCGCCGAGCGTCATCATGCGCACGCTGCCTGGGCAGCAGGCCGCCGCGCTGGCGGCCAGTATGTGCGGTCTGACCCCGACGTTGCGCGGTGTGCGGCGGGCCCCCGCTCCAGCCGGGCTGATCATGCCGGTCGGCGCCTCCGGTGTGCTGATCGGAAAGGTTGGCGCCGGGGATCGAATGATGTTGCCGTTCAGCGATCCCGGCGAGTTCAGCCGGGTGCATATCGCCGCGGACGACGTTGTCGCCAAACGTCTCGTGGTCCGGACCGCTGGGGCCGGAGACCGAATCACGGTGCACACCAGGGATCCGCAGCGGTGGGCCACGGTGCGCATGCCGGACATCGCGGTGACGGACGGCGCACGTCCTGCGGGCGGCACCACGGTGTGTGTGACCGATGGCCCGCTCGCGCCCGTGCCGCGGCCCAACACCGTGATCACGGTCGGCGAGCCCGGCGGGCAGGTGCGTGGTTCGGTCGACGTGCTGATCACCCAGATCGGACCGGCGTTGGTGGAGGTGCGCGCGGCGGGACAGGTCAACACCGTTGAGGTGGAGTTGTTCCGCGCCGAGAACCGCTACGTGTCGGCAGAGCCCCTGCACCTGAGCAGCGACCGCGAACTCGTCGAAGAAAGGCGTTGA
- the eccA gene encoding type VII secretion AAA-ATPase EccA, translating into MTTSNMTAVARRQFDQAMALLQADPDAALARFREATETDPAMADAWLGRIAAGDEALSTLQELHAYGARLHRETNRIGASLGAHIKAGPYLAINVTEASHVGLALASALVDDRQFEKAESLLNDPALLDSWENHQWQQYLRAYLMFVTQRWPDVIAVAATVLPPQAIIMSAVTAATNTLAAHAAAHLGQARVALDWVDRVDLRARHEAAGEARRRDLVDGMVAAIDPAEFPLIAADAAYIRGMAHRQLGEEDKAQVALSKATINGALIAVAQEALADPSLRLVVTDEETINSRTNRWDVTTEQSSEDRAQEENDERRAELLAEGRALLDNQVGLAEVKRAVAELEDQIEVRALRLAHGLPVNNQTNHMLLVGPPGTGKTTTAEALGKIYAGFGIVRHPEIIEVKRADFCGEHIGSSGPKTNELINRSLGRILFMDEFYSLVERHHDGRPDMIGMEAVNQLLVALEVHRFDFCFIGAGYEKEVDEFLTVNPGLAGRFNRKLRFESYSADELVQIATRYGQPRATVIDPAAADAFATACRALRAYRAPDGTHGVDVMQNGRFARNVVERAERLRDSRVAAQHRTDRGSVTVTDLETIRPQDVLTAIRDACAEKHVPIDI; encoded by the coding sequence ATGACCACCAGCAATATGACGGCAGTCGCCCGCAGACAGTTCGACCAGGCTATGGCGCTGCTGCAGGCGGACCCCGACGCGGCGCTCGCACGGTTCCGTGAGGCCACCGAAACCGACCCGGCGATGGCCGATGCGTGGTTGGGGCGGATCGCCGCCGGCGACGAGGCGCTGTCGACCCTGCAGGAACTGCACGCCTACGGCGCTCGACTCCATCGAGAGACCAACCGCATCGGGGCGTCGTTGGGCGCGCACATCAAGGCAGGCCCGTACCTGGCGATCAACGTGACAGAGGCGTCGCACGTCGGCCTTGCGCTCGCCTCGGCGCTGGTCGACGACCGCCAGTTCGAGAAGGCCGAATCCCTGTTGAATGACCCGGCGCTACTGGACAGCTGGGAGAACCACCAGTGGCAGCAGTACCTGCGGGCGTACTTGATGTTCGTCACGCAGCGGTGGCCCGACGTCATCGCGGTCGCGGCGACCGTGCTTCCCCCGCAGGCCATCATCATGTCGGCGGTGACCGCCGCGACGAACACGTTGGCCGCTCATGCCGCCGCGCATCTGGGGCAGGCGCGGGTCGCTCTGGACTGGGTGGATCGGGTTGATCTCCGCGCGCGTCATGAGGCGGCGGGTGAGGCGCGGCGGCGCGATCTGGTCGACGGCATGGTCGCCGCGATCGACCCAGCCGAGTTCCCGCTGATCGCCGCTGACGCCGCCTACATCCGGGGCATGGCGCATCGTCAGTTGGGCGAGGAGGACAAGGCCCAGGTGGCGTTGTCCAAGGCGACCATCAACGGTGCGCTGATCGCAGTCGCGCAGGAGGCGCTCGCCGATCCGAGTCTGCGGTTGGTGGTTACCGACGAGGAGACGATCAACAGCCGGACCAATCGGTGGGACGTCACCACCGAACAGTCGTCGGAGGACCGGGCGCAGGAGGAGAACGACGAGCGGCGTGCCGAACTCCTCGCGGAGGGGCGCGCGCTGCTGGACAACCAGGTCGGGCTGGCCGAGGTCAAGCGCGCCGTCGCCGAACTCGAAGACCAGATCGAGGTGCGCGCACTGCGTTTGGCGCACGGCCTTCCGGTGAACAACCAGACCAACCACATGTTGTTGGTCGGCCCGCCCGGCACCGGCAAGACCACCACGGCCGAGGCGCTCGGCAAGATCTATGCCGGGTTCGGGATCGTCCGGCATCCGGAGATCATTGAGGTCAAGCGCGCGGACTTCTGCGGCGAGCACATCGGCTCGTCGGGCCCGAAGACCAACGAGCTGATCAACCGTTCGTTGGGGCGGATCCTGTTCATGGACGAGTTTTACAGCCTCGTGGAGCGTCACCACGACGGCCGTCCGGACATGATCGGGATGGAGGCCGTCAACCAGCTGCTGGTGGCACTCGAGGTGCACCGGTTCGACTTCTGTTTCATCGGCGCGGGCTACGAGAAGGAGGTCGACGAGTTCCTCACCGTCAACCCGGGTTTGGCCGGCCGATTCAACCGCAAACTGCGTTTCGAGTCCTACAGCGCCGACGAGTTGGTGCAGATCGCGACTCGGTACGGCCAGCCTCGAGCGACGGTGATCGACCCCGCCGCGGCCGATGCGTTCGCCACGGCCTGCCGGGCCCTGCGCGCGTATCGCGCCCCGGACGGAACCCACGGCGTGGACGTCATGCAGAACGGGCGTTTCGCCCGCAATGTCGTGGAACGCGCTGAGCGCCTGCGTGATTCGCGTGTCGCGGCACAGCATCGAACGGACCGGGGCTCGGTGACCGTGACAGATCTCGAGACCATCCGGCCCCAGGACGTGCTGACGGCGATCCGCGATGCATGCGCCGAGAAACACGTCCCGATCGACATCTGA
- a CDS encoding sensor domain-containing protein, producing the protein MTPRHGTAAVLSLAVLLTGCASVVSGGPVKDPTAPPLVAIANLKTLLVPLPEVKSTLDAPNLKVLQTGDTVSEATLTDGGVPSLPECLGVMYPARASAYAGSGYSGLQGQRLGEDPPTSEHVAIQVVVAFPTVGQAEDAFDTMHEAWDGCADRSLTTTFDAGVETFVIGEPVATDTTLTSVSTQVGGGGWACSRALGQKANVIVDVNACQLGATDQGERIMDEILRRIPS; encoded by the coding sequence GTGACGCCACGACACGGCACTGCAGCGGTGCTGTCCCTCGCGGTGCTGCTCACGGGCTGCGCCTCGGTGGTGTCCGGCGGCCCGGTCAAGGACCCGACGGCGCCGCCGCTGGTTGCGATCGCCAACCTGAAGACGCTGCTGGTGCCATTGCCGGAGGTGAAGTCCACGTTGGACGCACCGAATCTGAAGGTGCTGCAGACCGGCGACACGGTTTCGGAAGCCACCCTCACGGACGGTGGAGTGCCGTCGCTGCCGGAGTGTCTGGGCGTGATGTACCCGGCCCGAGCAAGCGCTTACGCAGGATCGGGATACTCCGGACTGCAGGGGCAACGCCTGGGTGAGGACCCCCCGACCAGTGAGCATGTGGCGATCCAGGTCGTCGTGGCGTTTCCCACCGTGGGTCAGGCCGAAGACGCGTTCGACACGATGCACGAGGCGTGGGATGGGTGCGCGGACAGGTCACTGACGACGACGTTCGACGCTGGGGTGGAAACCTTCGTCATCGGCGAACCCGTCGCCACGGACACCACGTTGACGTCGGTCAGCACCCAGGTCGGCGGCGGCGGATGGGCGTGCTCACGCGCGCTCGGCCAGAAGGCCAACGTGATTGTCGACGTGAACGCCTGCCAGTTGGGCGCGACCGATCAGGGTGAGCGCATCATGGACGAGATCCTGCGGAGAATTCCGAGCTGA
- a CDS encoding HNH endonuclease signature motif containing protein has translation MSITAFPDEAVEPPCGDRLGVLFDELAELAGQRNAIDGRIVEIAARMDGLWGHTGCRSLAGLLAWRLGASSEHAKSIAAIAERIEEFPQCVGALREGQLSLDQVGVIARRAGEGSDEHYRAFATHASVSQLKKAIKLEPRPDKAPKPEPQASVSKSVGEDTVTWRITLPAIESAKFEAGLQSHHEALIGEWKRDHDADESDTGHNRDELRRPPFPTLSDGFMRLVEAGWDAEATARPQGHRTTVVLHVDAKEKLANLHLGPALSDADRQFLTCDATCEVWFERDGQVIGSGRTTRSISRRLRRALEHRHPTCAVPGCGATRGLHAHHIRHWEDGGETELENLVLLCPYHHRMHHKGEITVLGPASRLRVLDCDGDELSHGTLARRPHGPPPQARPYPGTSGERCDWWWYTAYQPPSQNQMQDAIDTVQPKDEYL, from the coding sequence ATGTCGATCACGGCGTTTCCCGACGAGGCGGTTGAGCCGCCGTGCGGTGACCGTCTCGGGGTGTTGTTCGACGAGTTGGCCGAGTTGGCGGGGCAGCGCAACGCGATCGATGGACGGATCGTGGAGATCGCGGCGCGGATGGACGGGTTGTGGGGCCACACCGGGTGTCGGTCGTTGGCGGGGTTGTTGGCCTGGCGGCTGGGCGCCTCGTCGGAGCATGCGAAGTCCATCGCGGCGATCGCCGAGCGGATCGAGGAGTTCCCCCAATGTGTGGGTGCGCTGCGTGAGGGGCAGTTGTCGCTGGATCAGGTCGGGGTGATCGCCCGCCGCGCGGGTGAGGGTTCCGACGAGCACTACAGGGCGTTCGCCACCCACGCCTCGGTCAGCCAGCTCAAGAAGGCGATCAAGCTGGAGCCGCGCCCGGACAAGGCTCCCAAGCCCGAACCCCAAGCTTCGGTGTCGAAGAGTGTGGGTGAGGACACCGTCACGTGGCGCATCACCCTGCCTGCGATCGAGTCGGCGAAGTTCGAGGCCGGACTGCAGTCGCACCATGAGGCCTTGATCGGTGAGTGGAAGCGTGATCACGACGCTGATGAATCCGATACCGGGCACAATCGTGATGAGTTGCGTCGTCCACCGTTTCCGACGTTGTCAGACGGTTTCATGCGGTTGGTGGAGGCCGGTTGGGATGCCGAGGCCACCGCGCGCCCGCAGGGGCATCGCACCACCGTGGTGCTGCACGTCGATGCCAAGGAGAAGCTGGCCAATCTGCACCTGGGACCAGCCTTGTCGGATGCTGATCGGCAGTTCCTGACGTGTGATGCCACGTGTGAGGTGTGGTTCGAACGTGACGGTCAGGTCATCGGGTCTGGGCGCACCACCCGCTCGATCAGCCGGCGGTTGCGCCGCGCCCTGGAGCATCGCCACCCCACGTGCGCGGTCCCCGGATGCGGGGCCACGCGGGGTCTGCATGCCCATCACATCCGGCATTGGGAGGACGGCGGCGAAACCGAGCTGGAGAACCTGGTGCTGCTGTGCCCGTATCACCACCGGATGCACCACAAGGGTGAGATCACTGTCCTGGGCCCGGCCAGCCGGTTGCGGGTGCTCGACTGCGACGGTGACGAACTCAGTCACGGCACCCTGGCGCGGCGACCGCACGGCCCCCCACCGCAGGCGCGGCCCTACCCCGGAACCTCCGGGGAACGCTGCGACTGGTGGTGGTACACCGCGTACCAACCCCCATCGCAGAACCAGATGCAGGACGCGATCGACACCGTCCAACCCAAGGACGAGTACCTGTAA
- a CDS encoding MinD/ParA family ATP-binding protein: MVEREDFLRDRQVAPQQYAPPPPPAGGWGAAPPPPAPPPPAPPPPGAAIPRAPVSGAAIPGQTAWPDFGQPPAPKRRPQATHGWRRAVRMATFGLVNLGPSRSERHSAELEAIIRAPLRNYYKVGVLGKGGVGKTSVAASVGSIFAELRPSDRVVAIDADTAFGRLGSRIDPNARGSYWELAGDVNLESFADLRTRVGNNSSGLYVLAGEPASTRKRVLDPAIYREAALRLDRHFTISIVDCGSTMDAPVTQEALRDLDALIVVSSPWADGAGAAAQTMEWLANHGMADLLRRTIVVLNDSDGHADKRTKAALAQQFTSRGQVVVEVPFDPHLRPGGVIDVSREMAPVTRQRFLQIAATVAGHFNTAPPRPAAGGTA, translated from the coding sequence GTGGTCGAGCGCGAAGACTTTCTCCGTGATCGTCAGGTGGCCCCTCAGCAGTACGCGCCGCCGCCCCCGCCGGCAGGCGGTTGGGGTGCCGCACCTCCGCCGCCCGCACCTCCGCCGCCCGCGCCTCCGCCGCCGGGCGCAGCGATTCCGCGTGCCCCCGTCTCGGGTGCAGCGATCCCCGGCCAGACCGCCTGGCCCGACTTCGGACAACCCCCCGCCCCGAAGCGCAGGCCGCAGGCGACGCACGGATGGCGCCGCGCCGTCCGGATGGCGACGTTCGGTCTGGTGAACCTCGGGCCGTCCCGCTCCGAACGGCACAGCGCAGAACTCGAGGCGATCATCCGGGCGCCGTTGCGCAACTACTACAAGGTCGGCGTCCTGGGGAAGGGCGGCGTCGGCAAGACGTCGGTGGCCGCCAGCGTGGGGTCGATCTTCGCCGAACTGCGCCCGTCTGACCGCGTGGTCGCCATCGACGCCGACACGGCCTTCGGCAGGCTCGGCAGCCGCATCGATCCGAACGCCCGCGGTTCTTACTGGGAACTGGCCGGCGATGTGAACCTGGAGAGCTTCGCGGACCTGCGCACCCGGGTCGGGAACAACTCCTCTGGCCTGTACGTGCTGGCGGGCGAACCCGCCAGCACCCGCAAGCGCGTCCTCGATCCTGCGATCTACCGTGAGGCCGCCCTGCGCCTCGACCGGCACTTCACCATCTCGATCGTGGACTGCGGGTCCACCATGGACGCCCCCGTGACCCAGGAGGCGCTGCGCGATCTCGACGCGTTGATCGTCGTCTCGTCACCGTGGGCCGACGGCGCCGGCGCGGCCGCCCAGACCATGGAGTGGCTGGCCAACCATGGCATGGCTGACCTGCTTCGCCGCACCATCGTGGTGCTCAATGACTCCGACGGCCACGCCGACAAGCGGACCAAAGCCGCTCTGGCGCAACAGTTCACCAGCCGCGGTCAGGTAGTGGTGGAGGTGCCGTTCGATCCGCACCTGCGGCCCGGTGGCGTCATCGACGTCTCCCGCGAGATGGCTCCCGTCACCCGGCAGCGGTTCCTGCAGATCGCCGCGACCGTCGCCGGCCACTTCAACACTGCGCCACCACGGCCCGCTGCCGGCGGCACCGCCTAG
- a CDS encoding WhiB family transcriptional regulator: protein MTSALNPGHHAPDGVTPYEVVGACVSDPDRWMTATDEATKAICRTCPRRWLCARDAVEIPGAEGVWAGIVVPESGRGRTFALRQLRSLAERGGYPVRKATRRRFVEIGDSEAPESAEQVDE, encoded by the coding sequence ATGACCAGCGCACTCAACCCGGGCCACCACGCACCCGACGGCGTCACCCCCTACGAGGTTGTCGGCGCCTGTGTCTCCGACCCCGACCGGTGGATGACGGCAACCGACGAGGCCACCAAGGCCATCTGCCGGACCTGCCCGCGGCGCTGGCTCTGCGCGCGCGACGCGGTCGAGATCCCCGGCGCCGAGGGCGTCTGGGCCGGCATCGTCGTCCCTGAGAGCGGGCGAGGCCGCACGTTTGCGTTGCGGCAGTTGAGGTCCCTGGCCGAGCGCGGCGGGTATCCCGTCCGCAAGGCCACCAGGCGCCGATTCGTCGAAATCGGGGACAGCGAGGCCCCGGAATCGGCCGAACAGGTGGACGAGTAG